AGGAATTAACCTGGGAATCAGCCTGACCAGGCACCCATGTAGCAGTGAGAATAAGGAAATGTAGAACACATGGGCTAAGCtgtataaataatttcttaagaaaacaagtaaaaaagaaaaaaaatctcttatgCTTCATACCTAAATAAGGCATGCAGGAAAAGATAATATATTTTAGTAGATCACCTAGGGAAGGGAATATATTGAGCTTTGAGCTCTTCTTTAAGCAGCTCCTGGGCCTCTTGAAACACTTTACCCTTGCCTATCTTTCATACGTATTTGTCCACAAACCATCTTGTTGGATATAGAGCAAagtaaacagcaaaacagcagtaGGTGTTTACAGGTGGACCCAGAATTTCCATCAATCTTAATGCACTGACTTGAAAGACCTTAATTAACAGCTAATTGTGGAAATGGTCTGATGAATTCTGTCTTAGATAAGCAGAACTTCTAGTTACTGATTGTAGTTCATTTCCTCATCTTATTAGTTAACTCAGACACGTTTCTTCTGGAAATGAGTTAGTGCTTACTACAGTGTATCATTTACCTTACTCAATACTTGCACTAGGCATTGTGGAAAAACTGGAGCAAACATACCAGTTTGCAACCCAAAGAGCTTCTGTCTGCCCCCTAGCTCTGTCTGGTTTTGTGACAACGAGCAGCACAGCTGTCTCAGGCACTGGATCATGCATCCCTCCAACAACACAGTCTTTTGGCCCCCGCTGTGCAGAAGGACAGGCTTGGACATAACAGTTTCTTCAGGGCTTAATATCAATGTATTCCCATACTTTGAACCAAAaagtaaattactttttttttttttttctccaccctGCCTTGCACCTCAGGAAGGCCTTGGTCTACCTCTGTGGCCACCCCCCGCCTCAGTTTCATGTTCTTAGTAGACCAGTCTCTTCTTGCAGCCGGCTGGTCAGATCCCTTTCCTGCAGATGCAGTTAGGATACTGGTGGGATGCTATTTAGCAAGGGTGCTCATGGTTGTAATCCCTCAGGCTCAGTAGAAACAGActagcacatttttttcctttggactaTTGTCCAATTTCTAGCAGCAAGTAAAAGTTTTCCTCTCTTCAGTTCCTTTGATTTATGTTTAATGGTATGTGATGTGCTGAATCAGAGTTACACATTTGGCATATTTGGTGAGATAATATCAAGGCCTTCTATATTTTAGACGGCAAAATTCAGGGTGACTGGAGAACAGCTAGTACAACAGCCTGCAGGGAAGATACCAAGGTGGGAAGCAGCAGTCTTGCCCTCATCCCATCCCCACGTGGGGGTCCTGGTTAGAGGTGTCTTTGAAAGAGCCCCGCTCTCTCCCTGATGCTGCAGCGCTGACCACAACAGCCCCTTGCTGCCAAATCCCATCCTTACAACTGCCCAAAGAGTACATTCCCATGTGACAGCTCTGTGGcccaggcagctcagcccctgtCCTTGACACTCTTTTGCCCTTAGATGCCACTGATGACCAGGGATTACTCAGCAAGGGGAGGGTGGTGAGGATTAATTCCTTGGCTGATGTCTCAGAGACATGCCTGCTGGCTGCCAGACCTTTAACGCTGTGagaatggatatttttttcGCTCCAAATggcagcttaaaaataaaaataaaaaagagcgGAAACATATGTTGATTCCAGCATGGGATGGGATCCACTGGTTCACAGCATCCTGTGAAATAAACCATTTCACTCTCTTCACTGACATCAGAGCACTTCCAGGTATTTTTGCCAGGACTTTATAAACTGTTCTTACTACTGTCACGTATCCTATTTGGCTTGGAATTTGTGCAGTAAGAATAGCACTACACATACATATTCCCACTGCACAAACATCTTGGCAAGTGAAATAATTTATCAGTATATAGCAAACATACTACCTAATGACACACAAGCCCATTTCCTGGACTCGGACTTGTGTGCCAGTATTCATGGCTGTCCAAAACCCTTGTTCAAAGTTGATATCATAATCACTTGGCTAGATCTATTGTAatgtaaacacagaaaaaaaaacaactgtgtaaCTGACCACCTTTATTAGGCTACCTTTCCCCCTAGAAAGACATCCGAGAAAATGTGTAATGAGCTCCAAACAGTTTTGCTCCATCGTGACTAAGAGGCCATTCTCTAAAGCAGTTTCTGTCTGTTCCTTGCATCTCTGAGTCTGTTATTAAGATGTTTGCAGTGTTAATGAAGTTCCTGTACAATCTTTTTTTCACATCATATGTAATATCTACAGTTAATAAAACATGATAGGTTTTTACCACTCAAGTGCCAGAGCCTGGCCCCAGATCCTTTCTGTGATTGTTGCTCTCAGGAAATTGCatggaaatgtcattttattttattataagtGGTGATGATGATAACTTGtattaatgctgaaaaatactCTGTCACAATTcaaatcatctttaaaaaaaaaaaaaaaaagtaggtgaTCAGCCACAGAAAGGGAGTTTCAGAGTGGAAACTGGGGAAGTGTTGAAAGACTCCCAGCTCTGGAGGTGCTACCTGGTGATAACGTAATTGCAAACAGGCTTTTGGCCAAATGAATTACACCACATGTAGTTCCCTCGCAGTTGTTGGAAGTACTTTTTTATTAACCCTATTAAATGTCAATGTGTTGGTCCATATGTTGCTCCACAGGGACATACAGCTCTCTGGGGTTAATAGTAATCCagggcttcctttttttttgctggtttgaTACTAAGGTCTTGTAGTACATGTTGTAAGGAACTTCATGTAAAATGACatgggcttttcttttttttttaattgtttgaaTACATTGAGTAATGATTACATTTTATCAGAAATTTAGAAGTACCTTCATATTATATTGCTCCTGAGAGGCAATGATTACAATCCATGTGTGTAAGCTCTTCCAGCACAGAGACCGCTTTTTGTGCCAAAGTCTGGCAGAATGAAATTTCCCAAAATTCTGCTGaagtatatgaaaatatgattaTTTACCTTAATGCCCCTTCAGTCAGGaccccagggaaaaaaaagtcaggattGAGTCTAAGAAATTATTATGCTCACATGGTATTTGGGGGATAGGATTCTAGAAACTGTTTTACTGCTGCATAACATTCATGGATTATACAAAATGCTACATCTGCTAAAGAGGTAAATGTCCATTCTGTGGCAAAttctaataattattttttctccacttttaaTAGAAGTTTAACatcaaatagatttttatttttttttatggctgaCATTTCTAAAACCCACTTCTATTCCACAGAATGATTTGTTTCCATTATGATGAATCATGCTGTTTCAAAAAAGTcctaacattttgttttgttggtcaAAACATTGcagtatcattttaaaatatcagctATGAAATACTATCAAACACATGTGTTGTAATActattaaaatttgtatttctaggcactacaaaaacaaacaaacaaagcaaacaaaaaattaagtcaaaacaaaatactacCTGGTTATAAGGAAACATTCATGCATTATGGAGATAAGAAACTTAACAGGAAATCACCGTGTCTTGCCATGAAGTTCTCTATTTTATGCAAAACTGCATCTTCTGTTGGGACACTGTTCAAATAACAAGTCGTGGCCAGTTCTACTTTGTGCTTGTCGCAGGGCAGAAACTACAAACCAAAACATTACTTGCAGTAAAACTGCCCTTGGACTGCCTATACCCAAATCCCTAATTTAAAGTAGGCAGGTATGTGCAGTCCCCAGAATATCCCAGTTTCCTTTGTATTTATTCTCCATGCACTGAAGGGAGCAGTTTTGTGTTcacattctttctttctatggaaagaaagggaaggaagaaatgaacaATGGTAAACTTTGTATCGTAACccttataaattaaaaatcatccTAGCTTTGTTTTATGCCATGCACAGAAATTATAAAGCAGCTGTGTCCCGCAGGCAAATCTTAGGGAACTCACACATAGTCATTTAATCTGTAGCCGCTATGGGAAGCAGATGTCAGGGAAGAAGCATGGTTTCCCTTGTAGACAGTTGGTGGTCTACAGGAGGGAGCAGTCCTCCTCGTGCCTCTGGGCTGCGGCTGGTAGGGTGCCTCGTTCCCATTGCACTGGCCCGACGTGCACAGCAGAGCGCCTCCGAGGATCGTCAAAGATGCAGAGACAAAGCCAAGGTACAGGGCTTGACCTATCTCGTACTTCATCCCGTGAGGAAGCAGGGGGTTGTAGAAATCTGTAACTACATCGTTAGTGGTCCAGGAAACAGGTACCAGGCAAACGAGACCGGCCAGGATGAAGACGATCCCCCCGGAGACTGCGATGGAGGCTTTGGCAGAAGTCCCCTTGGCACAGCGGGTGCACTTCATTCCGACGACAGCAATCACGCATGCCAGCGCGGAAAGGACGCAGGAAATCACCATCATGGCACGGGCTGCTTGGAGGTCACGAGGCAGTGCGAGCTGGGAGCGGTGGACTTGGCACTGGTAGATGCCGGTGCTGTGCCAGACACACTCCATCCACAGACCTTTCATATACGCCACAGCTGTTATAATATTGGTGCCTACATGCGCCGTTCGCCACCAGTGTGGCAGAATAGTAGCAATTAGTGTCCCAATTAGACCGAGCAGGCTCAGAGAGAAGCCAAGTAACTGAACAGCTGTGCTTGCCATGCTAATGTTTGTCCTGACTGGTTCCCTTAATAAAGCACCTCCACTCGAATTCCTTCAGAAAACACGGGCTTTTCTTGGAAGATATGCAGCTGTTTTACTTTGACACCTTCTGCTCTCCTAATAAAAGGTaattgaggaaaaaaggagTTAATTATTACCCAAATGCATTACCTCTCCAGCCAGTAAGGTGCATTCCAAGTCCAGTTAGTGCAATAATTAGCATAGTTATCGCTGTTAATCGTATTTTTGTGGAAGTAATAGGAAAGTAAGCTTCCCTCTTCCTTATATAAACAGTCTTCTGTTGCCCACTGGGAAGAAAATTCAAGACAatttatgaaatggaaaaaaatattttaaattcaaatattcTTCTTCCCAGCAGActcttcaaaaaaacaaacatgatttCTTTCTAAAGCAGAGAATTAGCTAGTGTTAACACTTGGAATGAATGAGATTTATAAAGTAGGGAACTGCAGTTTGCTTTACATGATGAAAACATTCCCAGAAGGTCATAGCAGGACTACAAAAACAATAAGGGCGTATTTGCTCAAACTAGGGAGCAACGAGAGTGATTTAAAACCTGTGGAAGAGGATAACAAGTATTGGATTAAAGTCACTTTCCTGACTTGCCAGTATTTCTTGAGGttgcattttaataaagcaaCTCAAAGGGGAATAATTTTCATTAGCCTCTGTGGAGTCTCAGCTTATGATTTTAGGCTGTGGTCTAAATGACAGCATGTGAAGCCAGATGTACATCATGGAGCTTCTGAGGAGCAACACCTTCACAGTTTCGTTGTGTATAAATTCTAGCTGGAAGACAAGGAACAGGAACTCTTCCTTCTGTATAAATCGCAGATTAAGTGGTCTTTTCCAATGGCTGCCTTGCAAGGTCTGTTATACATCATGCATTATGTGTGTGGGCAGAAACCtgatattttaatatgtaaaataacTGTTGCATCAAAATCCAACTTGGaattctgaaacagaaacaaatttagGCTCCAATCCTGCAAAGACCTATGCATGTGCTGAACGCATGTTTATGGGAGAAAGCGTAAGTGTTTGCAGGACTGGGCCTTAGCAGGCAAAGGGAGGAAAACCATCTGGTGAAACTAATGAAGACCAttagaacaacaaaataacacagGTCGAGGAAAGCGAAAGCTGGTTTACATTCACCTTATCTCACTAATGAGGCAGGATTGCTTGAGGTGTGCACCAGTGCTGATTTTTGTCTCCAGACAATGCCGTGGCATGCACTGATCTCTGCATAACAGAAATATGGAGCGTCTCTTCCCAGAACAACCCAGAATCCACCTTAGACCTTGTGccaaaggaaagtaaaaaaaaattgaaaagcatGGGGATTGCATGGGTTAGGCAGGGCAACAACACAGACTGAGAGCCTTGTGCTTAGACAcgctccttttcttttgtttggagCGTGTCTTCTAGGCGCAGACGTGGGGTGGGGAAAATTGCGGTGTCGGATGGAGGGTCTGCCAAGAAGTACCAGGCCCTCAGACTAAAAGGGAAGAGCAAAACCAAAGGCCAGCTTTGCTTGAGCAGGGCTCATTTTAGGATTTTTTGGCCCTTCAGGTGCTCTGTAACTAATgcttaaacaaaaataagctgCTTTCTGTGGTTGTTGAAATAATTTGCCCGATTGGCAAATAGTGAGAAAAAATCAGAGGGTTTCTCTCAGAAATCCTTGTTTTAGGTAGGTGCTGGTCGCAGGATCTGTCTGCATTCTGCCAGGGAAGATTGTGTTTCATATTGCTCTCTTTGTAACAGCTATCACAGAGTACTGCAATATCACGGGACAAACATTAAGGCCAAGCACAGCAGAGGAGCACAGCAAAAGTAAGCAAGTGGTTGTCTCCATCAGTACTGAACATTTGGTTTCTCTTCCTGCCACTTGCTTGGCTGAGAGCTCTAGAAATTCTCAAACTATGATTGTTTTCCAGATTATTTGGTTTCATATAtcaagcaaaaggaaaactaaactgctgttttttttttgtttgttttgttttgtttttacattacGCTTTGTTTCTTGTGAGGCATATCGCTATATATAAGCATGCCACATGTTAGAGGAATCATCCTGGCAATATTCCTTCTAGATCAGGGAGAGCTAGACTTGGCTTTGGGGCACGGCACAAGGATGGGAACATGCCCAGGTCGCATGGGAAATCTGTCACTGAACTGGAGATGAAGCTGGGgtgtcccccaccccaccccagtCCCAGACCCTAACCCCAGCACCAACTTTCATGTCCCTGCCTGGTCTGACTGTCCCCCACTCCCTTGGTTTTCTTCCATGCACACATCTGCAGGTAAGTGGAAGCCCAGGTTGCTCTCTGTCCGATTGCTTGGTCCACAGGTTATACCCATCTATTGCGCACCTCTCTGGAGAGTGCTAAAGGTTACTCCTGCATGTTTGCAAATAGGCTTTCAAGGTCAGGCATTAGGCTTTGCAGCTAATCCCAGAGAGAACAGGATATAAAAGGTAAATGTGATTTACACCGCCAGTCACGTGAAATGGACTTCCAATTTAATGGAGGTCAGAATACCCTGGGGCTTGGCAGCAGCTATTTTTAGATAGTATTAGggtgttgtttttaaacattagCCATTAAGAGCCTTCTAATTTAAGAAACTGGTGTTAATTAGCCCACTTGCTTGGTTCAGGTTTTCCATGTGCCTTCCTTAGCCAGCTGCCCCTGGTGTTGAATAATGCCACTGAATGAATAATGCCGCTGTTGAATAATGTTGAATAAAACCACTGCGGAGCTTCCACCGCTCCCTACCTGAAAGTGGCAAAGCCAGCAGAAACTGAATGCCTTTATCTCTAAGAACATCAATGGCCCTGTTAAAATGTCTCACCTTACAGCCTTGTTCCTAACCGGTTAGGTGAGGAACATGACCACCACAGAGGGATCAGGTGAATGGCTGGTTGAATATTTCTCCTGGGCTGGCCTAGTTAAAtgcaagaacagaagcaagTCATTTTTCTGCATGGATTGGGTTTGTTAATGTGCTTGAAAAATGAGAGAACCAGAGCCAGCTTTTGTGAGGAAGCAAAGACAATATCTGTACAGGGTAAAAACCTATGCATGTTGGTAAAATGGCTGCTTATCTAGGGGAGCCAGTAGAGATACTGCCCCATGCACAACTGCTAGAAAAGGCAGGAATGGCTTTCTCAAACCAAGTACCTTACTGAAGTggcttgtttcttcttttgcctttccCAGTCAGGTGCCCAGGATATGAAGCACAAGCTTTTTCTCTTGGAGGAAGCCCCTTTTAGTCACGGTGGTGTCTATTTGCATCCCCTCCAGCAATAACACTGGCAACATCCCGGTCTCttgtcccatcccatcccatcatCTCAAATAaatcgttttttttttcatcctcttgGTGCAGTTTGGCCTGTGCCAGCATGAAGCTTTGAGACAGCTGAACTAAACCCTTGCAGCAGACCTGGTTTGATGagtgctgctgttttgctgggTGATGGATCCTAATGTCAAGGCCCATTATTGGACCAAGAGCAGGGCAGCATGCATGTTTAGGGTAGCCCATCTAAGCACTGAGTGtttgtaaaatactttgaaaaatggTGAACTGTgaaacttttcatttccttgttctGCCAGTTTATGCCAACTTCGTTAAGAGCACACGGGTTGGAAAGACAACTGCCTTTCCATATAAACTGCTGTTTTGTCTGTTGCCTGTGTTGTACAAGAACAGCTATAGCTGGGATAAATCCCGGGCTGTACTTTCCACTGGGCTGTATCACAGCTGCATTAGCTTTGGGAGACATGTCTCCAAAGTAAGCTCCAAATAAACAGCAGAAACCAATGTCACTAATCTGGGTATTTATCCTGGATTAAATGACAGATGCATGTTTTACTGCTGCCTCTTTCattgtttctcattttactATTTCCCTACCCATATCAGTCTTATCCtttatgtttctgttctttccgAGCCAGACCCTTGAACTGCTTCTTCTCATGCATGCAGACTTTGGCTGTGTTGACTCtcccccccggggctgcagaATGTTCTGCTGATGGATTTTTATTCAGTCATTTTGGTATTTATCAGTGTACCCTTACTTACCTGTGCTTTCACTTCAGCCCCTCAAATTCTTCACCATTTCTCTCAAAAACTCTGGAAATCTGGCAATCTCAGCCTGTGCAGGGGAAGTGCAAGGTGTTGAGATGCAGTGGAGTCCTTTGTAGACAACCAGCAGAGTCAGGCCTGACGTGCTCCCCGTTGGGGACTTCAGTTCAGCCAGGCCCTGAAGTATGCACTCATTTTACTTGCTTGTTTAATCTCACACAACCTGAATTATTAAGGTTGGGCACATGTTTAAGTGCCAGCTGAATCAGATCTTAAGGCATGAACAAGCTGTGCTTTAGCTGGGAGGGTGGGCAAGGTTACCTGCTCCAATGCTTCGGGTTTGGCTGTCTCCCCATCGCCAGGCCCTTTAATTGCTAActccttctgaaatgttttaggggaaaaaaattggcTGGCACTTTTCACTCTCTAAGAAGAAATCCCTCCCTGTATGTGGGCGTGGGTGAGTAGATCTCCAGGAAATAAGGCCTGTAGGGCTTGCAgcaaaattcttcatttttccccctttttttccttaagaagaGATTAGGAAATCAATAAAAGTTTGAAAGGCACATTGTAACCAGCCCTGACACAACACCCACTCTAAGCCCTCTCTGAGAAGCAAGGCCTAGCGGCAAAGTCTGACGTTGatcactgcagcacagctgtgacGCTGCCAGATGTGCATGAGGAGCATGAACCCCTCTTCAGACCCCAAAGCCCGCAGGACTTCCCccgtgcagagctgctgggttttaaccagcctggtgctgcctcGTTGTTTCCTCCTGCACAGCCGGGCTCCTTCACACCAACACCAGCGCCATCTGCCCCTGCTGCTTTTTCGGGTCTATGTGTTGGCCATGGGTGCTGCCAAGGGTACCTCCATtcattttgtggtttgtttctGCCTGAGACCAGCCATACATTATCTCTGCACCAAATGCTCTTGTCTTTAAAATGCTCttgctttgaaatattcttGAGTGgactccattatttttttttctgttacagaagtatttcacattttgggttttgtttgtttggctggttTTGTTCAGGG
This genomic window from Cygnus olor isolate bCygOlo1 chromosome 1, bCygOlo1.pri.v2, whole genome shotgun sequence contains:
- the CLDN14 gene encoding claudin-14 → MASTAVQLLGFSLSLLGLIGTLIATILPHWWRTAHVGTNIITAVAYMKGLWMECVWHSTGIYQCQVHRSQLALPRDLQAARAMMVISCVLSALACVIAVVGMKCTRCAKGTSAKASIAVSGGIVFILAGLVCLVPVSWTTNDVVTDFYNPLLPHGMKYEIGQALYLGFVSASLTILGGALLCTSGQCNGNEAPYQPQPRGTRRTAPSCRPPTVYKGNHASSLTSASHSGYRLNDYV